Part of the Notamacropus eugenii isolate mMacEug1 chromosome 5, mMacEug1.pri_v2, whole genome shotgun sequence genome is shown below.
atggaaacaaaaaaaaaattaaaagagtgagaaaaaaatgtttattttcagatgaaactgaagccagtcacttaactgctctggtCGCTGTTCTGAGATCCCTGGGCTCACACAAGCCCTAAGTAGCACATTCACACCCAGACCTGCTGCCTCCAGCTGCTGTCATCTCCCCACTGCAGGGCCCTTACGCTGTGCTCTGCTTGCCCTTTGCATTAATGAGAATTACTTCTGTAGGTGCAAGGAAATCCTTGCTAGACCCTGGATATTAGGCTGAGTTACTCAAAGTGTTTGTTCCAGATCTCTTTGAATTTTGCCTTTCATGAATGCCATCACCACCCTTGCCATGACTACCCGGCTTTCATTGTCTGTACTGAGCTTTCAGTTTAAATCTCTGTATTAATTGTGTCCCCATGGTCTATTTAGTATTAAGTTTTTCCTGGCCACATATTATTGGGATCTGCTGCTAAATCCTTTCCATAAAACCCAGTTTTTAAAATGATGGTGTGATTCCACTTAAATTCAGAAAtgttactttaaaataaatttcattgatCTTTCTTTGTACATTGTCTGGATTTCTTCCTGTGTCCCACTCTCTTGTCCCTTCCAGTAAGCCATCTcctataacaaatatttttttaatgaaaagagataaaaaatcaGCAGTCTTGATCAATACACTGAAAAACAATTCTGACCCTATATACTGTATTCTGCACCCATGGACCCCCTATTGCTAGCattttatatgtagatatatgtatgtgtgtatgtatatatgtatatatacatatatacatacacacacacacacatttaattgACCTTTCCTCTACTAGACTTTCTTAATTAGTCATAATGTTTACAAAGGGAATGCCGAACGCTCAGTGCCGTGAGATCCCTATACTTCCCTGCCCACTTCATTTCTTCTCCATGGCCATGGGAGGAATTTTCCGTGGTGAGCAGGAATGTATTTGCTTTTCCAGGTATCAGTGACTTTCCAAgatgtggctgtggacttcaccAGGGAGGAGTGGAAGCACCTGAACTCAGCTCAGAGAGACCTGTATCGGGACGTGATGCTGGAGAACTATCAGAACCTCGTGTCCTTGGGTAAGGACAGCTTTTGTCTGGGAATAGCCACCTCTCGGTGTGCGTAGTGTGCATTGTTACTTGTGAAAGGCTGTGGGGTTTCTGAATTGGTTGCTTGGCGTTCTGGGCTAGGCCTGACTCAGGCTGCCCAGGTAGATAGTGTACTAGTAGGTGGGATAGGTCATTCTGCAGTTAACAAAAGGACACTTAACTGAGCTATAGGAGAAGGATGTTCACAATACTCATCTCAGCTCAGCACTGAGGACTCTTCAGGTTGATTCAGTGGAGGAAACCTCCCTTGCCTGACATCTGACATCATGATCCATCAGCCAGACAGGCACCAGGTCCCTGTAGGGCTCCTTGTGGCTGCTTTGTACCCAGGCAGTGATGCCAGCAACCTGAACCTTTAATACCCTGAGTGACCCAAGTCTTGAGCTTGGTTTCAgaaacttttaaggaaaaattaaccTAACTTGCATTAGAGTACTGCTGCCACCAACAGGGTCTGGCTCGGTTTCCAGGAATATTTAAGAACACAGGTAATGAAGGAGAGTGTTTCTAAATCGTCTGGAGCAGGGATTTTTaaccatgaacttgtttttatgtatttttattaaacatatatgtgcatagCTAAAGAGACAAATCATTGTATTTctgtataattggtttcctctaTTTTGTTTAATGCATTTCAAAACGTGATTCTGATCAGAGGATCCATTAGTTTGACCAGACGGGGGGCCAGAGGCACCCCCAAAAAGTGAAAAACACTTGGTCTGGAGTTGAGAGGAATAACATTTGTGCCCTCATTCATTCCCAAGTGACCAATCTTTGTTTTCTAAACTGTGAATCTCCAGATTCTCTGTATTGCCTTGGTGATGATGCCTTCTGTGCCCTCCATGGCCTCTGTGATGTCACTGCAAGATTAAGAAAGGACCCTTGAGGCTATGTGACAGAGTGAGCCAGAGCCGGCTTTGCACATCTCCCCTCTGCTGCCCTTtgctgcgtgaccctgagcaagtcacttatcctctcagtGGCTGGGCCTCCCTCTAAGTTGTAGGGACAAACTcaccacaccaatgaaatcaaaggcccagtgaagaaggaggaaaggagccTTTCTTATAGGGGGCAGGACAAATGAActgattttcaaagttttttataCCTATTCTGTGCCTTCTTATAGTGGCATAGCAGATAACACACAGTTctgagagtcagaagatctgagttctaattccaCCTCACGTGATCTTGGGAAGGCCCTTcatctctgtgagcctcagtatcctcatctgtaaaatgaggacccTAATAGTACttaactcccagggttgtgaggatcgaatgaggtAGTGAATAAATCAGTGAAGTCTTTATTAAGCGATTACTaaatgcaaagcactgtgctaagcctgggGACGCAGGAACTGATGGGGAATATGGGAGGTTCCGGCTGCAGGTCAGATGGAGAGGCTCCATGGTCCTGAGGGCAGCTGCAGGGCAGATGGTGTGTAACATATGGAGGGGCCTTGgccaaccttaaagcactgtacaaatggTAGAGGTCATACTTATTATTCGCCAAAAATTGCCTAGTGAtatatctcttttctttccctgggAGCAGGTCTTCTGGTTTTCCAATCAGATGTGATTTCCCAGTTGGAGAATGGTGAAGTCCCATTGATGGCAGAGGGAGAAGTCCCAAGAGGCACTTGTCCAGGTGAGTGAGTGAGTGGTGACCAGGGAGACAAGATTCGTTTTAAGCCACAGCCCAGCTCTTTGAAATACTGGCCAAGGTGCTGATCTTCTGAAGGCCCCCAAACCTTGGAAAAGTTTTTCAGTAGTATAGGGCAGGACTTCTTAACTTGGGACCTGCATACTTGTCTTTAAATATCTTGATgatcatattttaatataattggcttcctttggaATCTCTGTATTTTaccttttccatttaaaaatgtaattgtgaggagtccataggcttctgcgtctctctgtctctgtctctcttcctctccctcctttataTTTCACTCTAGTTTCAGAAATAACTGTCCTTTCTCTCCAGTTAATTAACACTTTCATGTGGACTCTGAATCCCATTTGCTTGCCTACCCATTCTCATGATTTTTTCTGTTTAATTCAGTTTAACAgtcatttatgaaatgcctgtTATTTTCAGGGCATTGTTCTTAACCTCATCCTGGTTGCAgacttctttactttttttcccaaTATCCGTTGTGTTCtcctccccctacacacacacacatgcacacgcacacatgcacgcatacacacgtgcacgcacacacacacacacgtacatacacagcCCCTCACACGCTCCTTCAGACAGATAGTTCCCTAGCCCTTAACTATTCCTTCTCTAGTGATGGTTTCCAAATTCACAGCTGTAGATGTGATTTTGACCTCTCGACCAGTCCAGGCACTGCACTTCCCATTTAGGTGTGCCTTCAAAACATGCAGTTGGATGACCGAGGTTTACCCAAATATGGTATCATCTAAAACAGAATAATTGTATTTCTCCCAAAAATTCATCCTCCCCagccttctcttttctgacatttgatccaggatttttccaaGGCAGGCACTTCCTTCATTCCCTGCATTCCCATTAGTTAGTGTCAGCATCTGTTGGTTGCTGTAAATAAATGAAGTGTGCAGAAGTGACAGCCAGAGCTGAAAGTAACAGTGCCTGTTATGGTGCATTTCTAGGAATAAGTGGATTTTACAGAAAAAGTGACtgaggaataaataaataaatgaatacgtgcatacatacatacatacataaataagcaGTATAAATAATAAGGCCTTTTCATCTTTAAGGGAAAACCATGTGGCTAAGCTGAAGTCATCTAGGTGAACATGAGAGAGGAAGGGTAACGAGGAcctttctcccccccaccccgctgACCTGGCCTGAGACGGACATCCTGAAAGGgcctgggagggggaggagggttaTAATTCGGGCCATCACTAGAGGCTTTGGGCCGTGGCAGAAGGTGTCAGTCTGTGGTACTTGTGAGGGAAGACGTTCCTAGAGCTTGGCATGTGGCTACCTCCGTGACAGATTCATGATGAGACAGCGCAATAAGGTGTGTGCACAGGCTGCTCCATTACTGAGGGGGGAGCACAGGAGATAGATGCCCAGAGAAGGATCCGCACAAAAATAGGCCCCCAAGCAGGAAGAAGGGGCCTGGGCGGGGGGAGTGGAGAGTCTCTTGGACAAAGACTAGTCCAAGAAAGAAGaggttttacttttttcttttttaaaaaaaattttagagttttctttttttttttctagattacAACCATTACTGAGTCCTCTGGTTCTCCTTTTAATGTCTCCTGGATTCACTTATTCTCTTTTCCTGCTGTTTTAACCCAGTCTATTGCCTTATCTTCTCATGCTTAGTCTCTAATATGCCAGACTGCTATACCTAAAAGACCTTTTCCCTTAAGAACCTTCTTTAAAAGGGTATAGTAACTTATTGCTGTGTGTATCAAATCTAAATGAGTTAGTTTTATTTTCAAGACCTCTAATGATGCCCCTCCAAAATTACATTCCAAGATTATGAACTCTGCTACTGTTTTGCTCTTTCCTTAATATCCCCTCTTCATGCCATATTCCTTTCTTCTAAGCTGTGTCTTCTCCTTCCCCATACACATTGATTAAAtggtttgtttcattctttcactTTTCACGTATTAGTCTAAGGTTTAATAATGACAAGATCTCAATGTCAGAGGGGACTTTAGAGGCTATGTACTCCAGCCTTCCAAATCCTATAGAGATCTGCCCTACAATATCCCTATCATAGAATTGCCCATCTTTTGCTTACATACTTCCTCAGATGGGATTTTCACTATTTGGTGTAAATGTatcattttttgaaaattattcacGTTCTTACTTAAACATTTGCCCACGTGTAACTTCTAGTGGCTTGGTTCCAGAGTTACCCACTAGAGTAGCATTGAATGTCTAATCCCCATGACAGAATTGGAGATTGTTAAGGATGGCTGCTCTGCTTCTGCCCAAGTCCCCTATTCTTCAACCTTAGAATActcaggttttttatttttaatttattctttttattctgaacttggcaaatcaaataaaatgaagactTCCATATTCAAGGTAGATAAGAGGACTGTGCATGAAGCTATCCTTTTATTTTGACATGTAACATACATACCTATTTCATGTGTAATTTTCAAAACTGTCCCATTGGTCTGTGTTTCCTTCaggccttctttctgttctattcatttaaaaaatgcttcagtgaccctgttttcttttttctttctgattttagtATAAATGCTTCCTCCAACCTACCTACCTTTCCTGGgcccaaaatgaaaaaagaaaaccaaaattcttgtgagaaatatgtatagtcaagaaaaCAGATTTACCCAATGGTCACGTCAGAAAgtgtatgtgtcattttgcaccTGCCAGCAGCTGAGTGGCATAGGGCAAGACGGTGattgaaaagagagagacagcagcagcaggggcgaGGCAAGCCTGTACAGTCTGTACATGACTCGTTTGTTGTAGCTCAGCAAGACCTCGTAGAGTCAAACATATCAATACATCTCATGTGGATTCAGTGGTTCCCAGGGGAAAGTTGGTCCTAAGACAAAACATTCTTCCGAGTCCTGTGTTCCCAAGTCACAGAATGTACACATTCTTTCCTAGATAATGCTGCAGCTGGCCTCAAGAAATAATCAGtaaaaaaacatgaagaaaaccGGCAGGGGGAGGCCCTGCCAATCCCCCTTGTTTGCCCTCTGGATGACCTTGCCCTGCTTTGGTCAGTCCTTGAGGTTAACTCTGGCTCTCCACATGCACCTTTATGCCATCACTTCTCTGTGAGAAGGACATTTCCTGTGTCTTACCATGATTGTGGTTCCCAAGCCCTTAAcagttttctctgtatttttttgcTTATTAGTCCTGCATGGAAGAGACAGTCAAAAAATTCcaaaaagcaaattttttttttcttttgaacagGAAAGAGTAGATATtgagactttttttctttgttttcttcaggttCTGTTAATCAGGAGATGAGGGGTGAATCTAAGGAAGCTCTTCCAGAGAAGGGTAGTTTTTTGAGACTCACAGAGGATGATCCTTGGAATTGCAATTTGGGAGATAGTTGGAAATGTGATGTCATAAAGCAGAAAGGCAAGCAGGAGAGGAAATCCAAGCCAGTGACAGCCATCCATGAATGTAATGTGTTTGGGCAGAATTTCAGCCTGGGGTCAGTCTTTCTTCCACAACAGAAAACTACAACAGAAAATGGTTTCTTTAAATCTGTTGCCCACGGAAAGAGCTCCAGGCAGTATTCAAACATTCTTAAATGTCCTAAAACCTCCTCAGGTAAGAAACGTTGGAAGTTCAGCAAATCCAAGAAGTCTTTTAGCTTCCACTCTGACCTTATACAATATCATAAAAAACTTATAGGAGAAAAATCATGTGAAAGGAACGAAAATGGAAAAACCTTGAGCAAAAGGCCATCCATCAGAGGACATCAGAAAATTTATAGTGGGGCAAAACCTGTTGTGCACAATGAATTTAGAAAAGAATGCATGCAGAGAGGAAAGCCTATTGTCCTTAAGAGAATTCACAAaggagagaaaccctttgaatgtaataTATGTGGGAAATATTTCAGCAAAAGTTCATCATTGAAgagacatcagagaattcatacaggagagaaaccctttgcatgtgatgaatgtgggaaaactttcAGGCAAAACTCATCACTGAAcagacatcagaaaattcatgcTAGAAGGAAACCCTTTGCATGCAATGAGTGTGGGAAAGTCTTCATAGAGAATGGAAAACTTAATGAGTATCAGATAATTCATGCAGGAGAGAAAACCTTTGAATGTAAAGACTGTGGAACAGCCTTCAGTACATCCCTTAAAGAGCAATGGAAACTTTATgctgaagaaaaacaattcaaatgtaatgaatgtgggaaactCTTTAGCAATAGCTCATCACTTAAAGGACATgagaaaattcatactggagaaaaacccttcATTTGCAATGAGTGTGGCAAAGCGTTTGTAGAGAGAGGAAGACTTACTGAACataagagaattcacactggagagaaaccttttgcttgtgatgaatgtgggaaagccttcagcaaAAGCTCATCACTTAGGgggcatcagagaattcatactggagaaaaaccctttATTTGCAATGAGTGTGGAAAAGCCTTCATAGAAAAAGGAAACCTTAGTGTACATAaaagaatccatactggagagaaaccttttgaatgtaatgaatgtggcaaGACTTTCTGCAAAAGCTCATCACTTCGAAAACATCAcagaactcatactggagagaaaccttttgtgtgcaatgaatgtgggaaagccttcatagaaaaaggaagacttactgaacataagagaattcacactggagagaaaccctttgaatgtagtgaatgtgggaaagctttcaatCAAAGCTCATCCCTTAGGAAGCATCAAAGacttcatactggagaaaaaccctttACATGTCTTGAGTGTGGAAAAGCCTTCATACAAAAGGGAAACCTTAGTGTACATAagaggattcatactggagagaagccctttgaatgtaatgaatgtgggaagacctTTCGAACCAGCTCATCTCTAAGGAAACATGAAAgagttcatactggagagaaaatatgaaacagtGATTAATGGGGATAACCTTTACCTATGCCATCAACCTTACAATTCACTGAAGACTTGATATAGCAGAGAAGTCCATTGAATGTAATAAATGTGGAAAGGCCTGAAGTATCagcttatctttttttcttaagaatcTGGCTTCCACCTACCCTTTTTgtcttatttcacatttctctctttcatgAGCTTTACATTCCAAATGGCCTGCCTGCTGCTTCCTAAATTCTGAATGTCAGTGCCCATccctcccatacacacacacatgcacacacatcccTACCTTGCCTTTTCACAGGCAATTAGCAATGTTTGAAACACATTTGTGTCCCTGGTGTCCCTCAAGGCTTAGTGTACGTCTGTGTAAAACCTTTTCTCCTCATAGCTGCTAGAACTTGCCTCAAATTCCCtctcagatagatagatagatgatagatggatggatggatggatttatCTGTATTTTTCTCTTAATATGTTGTGTTTTCCCCCAGTAGCATGCGAGCTTTAAGTGCAGGAactatcttttattttgtttttggataggtgattaataaatgcttgttggattggatcTTAGCGTTGGAGGCTCCACACTGGAGAAAATCCTTTGAATACAATGAATGTGAGGAGACCTCCACAAGTAAGGGAAACTATGTAAGGTAACTCCTGCTGGAGAAAACTTCTTTCATTATAAAGAAATTTATGAACGTCTTCAGCAGCCATTCATCCTTAAGTGTTCATGCAAGGTATATTTATAAAGCTCCTATGTTCAGGGCACTGCTAGGCATGGGAATGCAAAGCTAAAACAGGAAACAGTCTCagatttcaaggagcttacattcaactgAAGGGAATAGAAGAGTATAGGGAATGCTGGGCAAAATCAGTGTTAATAGAATGCATGTGACAGTATTTACAAACAACTCAATCCTTATGAACCACCAGAATATTCGTGTTGGAGAAGAACCTTATAAGCATAATGAAACAGAATGACAGATCATCCCTTAAGGAATATTAGGGAATATACTGAGTCATAGAATCTGACTTAGTTTCTCCTTAGTGATGAAACTACTTGCCCATGAGTCCCTTCAGCCACACCATACAAACTTTTGCTTGAAAATCTTGGGTGAGGGAGAGCCTGGTATCTCTTGAGGCAATACTTCCACCTTTTTGTGggaattaatatttttccttataCTCAGCCTAAGTCTGCCTCTGCAATTTCTGTCCATTGCAGTACCCCTCACTCCCACCTCCCactgttttattttctctaagCCAAACGTCATCAGTTTTGCCAACCCCACATGCCAGAAACAATAGGAATTGGTAGAAGTTataaagatgcaagaaaaactcCCTAATAATTAGATCTGTCCCAAAATGGAATAACTGTAATAGGTGACCTCAGTAGTTCATGGGTTCTTCCTTAGAGTATTACAGGTAGAGGCTGAATAGCCATTTGTCTGTATGTGACGGTGGTCTCTTTCAcatatgggttggactaggtgaagCTGAGGTCCCTTTAAACTGTAAAATCTTAAGTATATGGATCTTTGGTTGGATGAAAGGGGGAAAAT
Proteins encoded:
- the LOC140508270 gene encoding KRAB domain-containing protein 4-like, which encodes MASSPLPARSKVSVTFQDVAVDFTREEWKHLNSAQRDLYRDVMLENYQNLVSLGLLVFQSDVISQLENGEVPLMAEGEVPRGTCPV